One window of the Pieris brassicae chromosome 4, ilPieBrab1.1, whole genome shotgun sequence genome contains the following:
- the LOC123708781 gene encoding electroneutral sodium bicarbonate exchanger 1 isoform X4 produces MDTRDDDEPPPDPAARKSLHHDYTEQDFEGHRAHTVFVGVHVPTRRHSHRKHKHHHRTEKDPEKPSSAIMARVRRLSVTDDGETLTPPAQRVQFILGEDIDDSTMVSHPLFSEMEELVKDGDELEWKETARWIKFEEDVEEGGNRWSKPHVATLSLHSLFELRSLILNGSVILDMEANSLEQVAENVLDNMVMDGFLGYDNRDKVKDALLRRHRHQHEKRNHNNMSRLPLIRSLADIGRNHSSCKSAPHDEGMIKSPSSGSMQHGHDITLNGDMNHKCNTHFMRKIPPGAEASNILVGEVDFLEKTLSAFVRLKTGTIMGDLTEVPVPTRFMFVLLGPPNSNSSFHEIGRAMATLMSDEIFHEVAYRAKKRDHLLAGIDEFLDAVTVLPPGEWDPAIRIEPPAAIPSQDLRKRPNDNIKEEPDEEEEEQRQREESGLARSGKLFGGLINDLKRKMPWYWSDFKDALALQCIASWIFLYFACLSPIITFGGLLGEATGKNMAAMESLVSGFVCGMGYGFFSGQPLTILGSTGPVLVFETIVFEFCKQVGWNYMSFRFCIGTWTSIILVILVAIDASALVCYITRFTEENFATLIAFIFIYKAVENVISIGKKYPLKTRPDEILNYECYCLPSNYSKVPEQFNWTSVDKELCKFYNGTLAGGGCDTKVYVPDVFLMSIILFLGTFAISIILKDFKNSLFFPSKVRQIISDFSVIIAILSMSFLDYKVGVKTPKLEVPSEFKPTLPSRNWVITPFNGNPIWSALVAILPALLGTILIFMDQQITAVIVNRKENKLKKGCGYHLDLFVLAILIQICSIMGLPWFVAATVLSINHVNSLKVESECAAPGEKPQFLGVREQRATHIMIFITIGCSVLLTPVLRHIPMPVLFGVFLYMGVASLKGLQFFDRILIMFMPQKYQPDHMFLRQVPIRRVHVFTALQLTCLICLWLVKSFSSTSILFPLMLVVMIGIRKALDLFFTRRELKILDDVMPEITKRSQDELRELGDGEDTTKSNPPEFQENLQIPLINGNIMNIPLASINISEEMNKTGIWKQVNNSNTTKARDDQREFKSKSGKKTIKHKKLMSKSFQTEVERRLSTMDEIEEDDSMKSELLKRRDSWSITKNECKKNGISTETSV; encoded by the exons ATGGACACGAGGGATGATGATGAGCCACCACCAGATCCGGCGGCCAGAAAATCTCTCCATCATGACTACACTGAACAGGACTTTGAAG GTCACCGGGCGCACACGGTGTTTGTGGGTGTACACGTGCCGACTAGACGTCACTCACACAGAAAACATAAACATCACCATCGCACTGAAAAGGACCCTGAAAAGCCAA GCTCCGCAATAATGGCCCGGGTTAGAAGACTGAGCGTAACAGATGACGGCGAAACAT TGACACCACCTGCGCAAAGAGTCCAATTCATACTTGGAGAAGATATCGACGATTCCACTATGGTTTCCCATCCTCTATTCTCAGAAATGGAAGAGCTCGTTAAAGACGGCGACGAGCTTGAATGGAAGGAAACAGCTCGTTGGATCAAATTTGAAGAGGACGTTGAAGAAGGGGGCAATAGGTGGTCTAAGccccacgtcgccactctttCTCTACACTCACTTTTCGAACTCCGAAGTTTGATACTCAACGGATCCGTAATACTGGATATGGAAGCAAATTCTCTGGAACAAGTTGCTGAAAATGTACTGGATAATATGGTGATGGATGGCTTTTTAGGTTACGATAATAGAGACAAGGTGAAAGACGCTCTATTACGACGACACAGACACCAGCACGAGAAACGAAACCATAATAACATGTCTAGGCTTCCACTAATACGATCATTGGCAGACATTGGAAGGAATCATTCATCTTGCAAAA GTGCACCTCATGATGAAGGTATGATTAAAAGCCCAAGTAGTGGATCAATGCAACATGGTCACGACATCACATTGAACGGAGATATGAACCATAAATGTAACACACACTTCATGCGCAAAATCCCACCAGGAGCTGAAGCTTCAAACATTCTCGTGGGTGAAGTAGATTTTCTTGAGAAAACGTTATCTGCTTTTGTCAGACTCAAAACTGGTACCATCATGGGAGACTTAACCGAAGTACCGGTGCCAACACGATTCATGTTTGTTTTACTTGGCCCACCTAATAGTAACTCTAGCTTTCATGAAATCGGAAGAGCAATGGCTACACTTATGTCAGATGAAATATTCCACGAAGTCGCATATCGCGCAAAGAAACGCGATCATCTACTTGCGGGAATAGACGAATTCCTAGATGCAGTGACAGTCCTTCCACCGGGTGAATGGGATCCCGCTATTAGAATAGAACCACCTGCGGCAATTCCATCTCAAGATCTACGAAAACGTccaaatgataatataaaagaagAACCTGATGAAGAAGAGGAAGAGCAAAGACAACGTGAAGAATCTGGTTTAGCTAGAAGTGGTAAATTATTTGGCGGTTTGATAAATGACCTGAAAAGAAAAATGCCTTGGTATTGGTCAGATTTTAAAGACGCATTGGCCTTACAATGCATTGCATCGTGGATATTTTTGTACTTTGCATGCCTGTCGCCAATTATTACATTTGGAGGGTTACTAGGCGAAGCGACTGGTAAAAATATGGCTGCAATGGAATCTCTAGTGAGTGGCTTCGTTTGTGGTATGGGTTATGGCTTCTTTTCAGGACAACCATTGACGATATTGGGCTCTACTGGTCCTGTATTAGTATTTGAAACtattgtttttgaattttgtaaGCAAGTAGGATGGAACTACATGTCTTTTAGATTTTGTATCGGAACTTGGACCTCTATCATACTAGTAATACTAGTAGCAATTGATGCTAGTGCTCTAGTATGTTATATAACAAGATTCACTGAAGAAAATTTCGCTACATTAATAGCTTTCATTTTCATATACAAG GCCGTCGAAAACGTTATTTCgataggaaaaaaatatccacTAAAGACACGCCCTGATGAGATACTCAATTATGAATGCTACTGTTTGCCAAGTAATTACTCAAAGGTTCCCGAGCAATTTAATTGGACTTCCGTCGACAAAGAGTTGTGTAAA TTTTATAATGGGACGCTGGCTGGCGGTGGCTGCGATACAAAAGTTTACGTGCcagatgtatttttaatgtccATCATATTATTCCTCGGAACATTTGCAATTTCAATTATTCTAAAGGATTTTAAGAATTCTCTATTTTTTCCTTCGAAG GTCCGTCAAATAATAAGCGatttttctgtaataatagCGATTTTATCTATGTCCTTCTTGGATTATAAAGTCGGAGTCAAGACACCAAAACTGGAAGTTCCTTCTGAGTTTAAGCCAACCTTGCCAAGTAGGAATTGGGTGATCACCCCGTTTAATGGCAATCCCATATGGTCAGCGCTCGTGGCCATTTTACCAGCATTACTGGGAACCATATTGATATTCATGGATCAACAGATAACTGCGGTTATTGTGAATCGTAAAGAGAATAAATTGAAGAAAGGATGTGGATATCATCTTGATCTCTTTGTTCTGGCAATTTTAATCCAGATATGTTCAATAATGGGTTTGCCTTGGTTTGTAGCTGCAACTGTACTCAGTATAAACCACGTTAATTCCTTGAAAGTTGAATCAGAATGTGCAGCCCCTGGAGAAAAACCACAATTCCTAGGAGTAAGGGAACAAAGAGCAACTCATATAATGATCTTTATAACAATAGGATGTTCCGTTTTACTAACACCAGTTTTGAGACACATTCCAATGCCGGTATTATTTGGAGTATTTCTGTATATGGGTGTCGCATCCCTTAAAGGTCTTCAATTTTTCGATAGAATTTTGATCATGTTCATGCCACAAAAATATCAACCGGATCACATGTTTCTGCGACAG GTACCAATTCGAAGAGTTCACGTGTTTACAGCTTTACAATTGACATGTCTGATTTGCCTGTGGTTGGTTAAATCGTTTTCTTCTACCTCAATACTATTCCCTCTCATGTTGGTTGTCATGATTGGTATTAGAAAAGCGCTGGACTTATTTTTCACTAGACGTGAATTAAAGATCCTCGATGATGTCATGCCCGAAATTACAAAGAGAAGCCAAGACGAACTTCGTGAACTCGGAGACGGAGAG GATACAACAAAAAGCAATCCACCCGAATTTCAAGAAAACCTACAAATACCTTTAATAAAtggaaatattatgaatataccTTTGGCTTCGATTAACATATCGGAAGAGATGAACAAAACAGGAATTTGGAAGCaagtaaataatagtaatacgACAAAAGCACGAGATGATCAGAGAGAGTTTAAAAGTAAATCAGGAAAGAAAAc GATCAAACACAAAAAGCTAATGTCAAAAAGTTTTCAAACAGAGGTGGAGAGACGTTTGTCCACGATGGATGAGATCGAGGAAGATGATTCAATGAAG AGCGAGCTACTTAAACGAAGAGATTCATGGAGCATTACGAAAAATGAGTGCAAGAAAAATGGAATTTCGACAGAAACATCggtctaa
- the LOC123708781 gene encoding sodium bicarbonate cotransporter 3 isoform X2, whose amino-acid sequence MDTRDDDEPPPDPAARKSLHHDYTEQDFEGHRAHTVFVGVHVPTRRHSHRKHKHHHRTEKDPEKPMTPPAQRVQFILGEDIDDSTMVSHPLFSEMEELVKDGDELEWKETARWIKFEEDVEEGGNRWSKPHVATLSLHSLFELRSLILNGSVILDMEANSLEQVAENVLDNMVMDGFLGYDNRDKVKDALLRRHRHQHEKRNHNNMSRLPLIRSLADIGRNHSSCKNLQDNDSRSTSSKSCRGPTSKPHTALLHASDTRGSYLAVPGAPHDEGMIKSPSSGSMQHGHDITLNGDMNHKCNTHFMRKIPPGAEASNILVGEVDFLEKTLSAFVRLKTGTIMGDLTEVPVPTRFMFVLLGPPNSNSSFHEIGRAMATLMSDEIFHEVAYRAKKRDHLLAGIDEFLDAVTVLPPGEWDPAIRIEPPAAIPSQDLRKRPNDNIKEEPDEEEEEQRQREESGLARSGKLFGGLINDLKRKMPWYWSDFKDALALQCIASWIFLYFACLSPIITFGGLLGEATGKNMAAMESLVSGFVCGMGYGFFSGQPLTILGSTGPVLVFETIVFEFCKQVGWNYMSFRFCIGTWTSIILVILVAIDASALVCYITRFTEENFATLIAFIFIYKAVENVISIGKKYPLKTRPDEILNYECYCLPSNYSKVPEQFNWTSVDKELCKFYNGTLAGGGCDTKVYVPDVFLMSIILFLGTFAISIILKDFKNSLFFPSKVRQIISDFSVIIAILSMSFLDYKVGVKTPKLEVPSEFKPTLPSRNWVITPFNGNPIWSALVAILPALLGTILIFMDQQITAVIVNRKENKLKKGCGYHLDLFVLAILIQICSIMGLPWFVAATVLSINHVNSLKVESECAAPGEKPQFLGVREQRATHIMIFITIGCSVLLTPVLRHIPMPVLFGVFLYMGVASLKGLQFFDRILIMFMPQKYQPDHMFLRQVPIRRVHVFTALQLTCLICLWLVKSFSSTSILFPLMLVVMIGIRKALDLFFTRRELKILDDVMPEITKRSQDELRELGDGEDTTKSNPPEFQENLQIPLINGNIMNIPLASINISEEMNKTGIWKQVNNSNTTKARDDQREFKSKSGKKTIKHKKLMSKSFQTEVERRLSTMDEIEEDDSMKSELLKRRDSWSITKNECKKNGISTETSV is encoded by the exons ATGGACACGAGGGATGATGATGAGCCACCACCAGATCCGGCGGCCAGAAAATCTCTCCATCATGACTACACTGAACAGGACTTTGAAG GTCACCGGGCGCACACGGTGTTTGTGGGTGTACACGTGCCGACTAGACGTCACTCACACAGAAAACATAAACATCACCATCGCACTGAAAAGGACCCTGAAAAGCCAA TGACACCACCTGCGCAAAGAGTCCAATTCATACTTGGAGAAGATATCGACGATTCCACTATGGTTTCCCATCCTCTATTCTCAGAAATGGAAGAGCTCGTTAAAGACGGCGACGAGCTTGAATGGAAGGAAACAGCTCGTTGGATCAAATTTGAAGAGGACGTTGAAGAAGGGGGCAATAGGTGGTCTAAGccccacgtcgccactctttCTCTACACTCACTTTTCGAACTCCGAAGTTTGATACTCAACGGATCCGTAATACTGGATATGGAAGCAAATTCTCTGGAACAAGTTGCTGAAAATGTACTGGATAATATGGTGATGGATGGCTTTTTAGGTTACGATAATAGAGACAAGGTGAAAGACGCTCTATTACGACGACACAGACACCAGCACGAGAAACGAAACCATAATAACATGTCTAGGCTTCCACTAATACGATCATTGGCAGACATTGGAAGGAATCATTCATCTTGCAAAA ATTTGCAGGATAACGATTCTCGAAGCACCAGCTCCAAAAGCTGTCGAGGCCCAACGTCAAAACCTCACACAGCTCTTCTTCATGCAAGTGATACACGAGGATCTTACCTAGCTGTTCCAG GTGCACCTCATGATGAAGGTATGATTAAAAGCCCAAGTAGTGGATCAATGCAACATGGTCACGACATCACATTGAACGGAGATATGAACCATAAATGTAACACACACTTCATGCGCAAAATCCCACCAGGAGCTGAAGCTTCAAACATTCTCGTGGGTGAAGTAGATTTTCTTGAGAAAACGTTATCTGCTTTTGTCAGACTCAAAACTGGTACCATCATGGGAGACTTAACCGAAGTACCGGTGCCAACACGATTCATGTTTGTTTTACTTGGCCCACCTAATAGTAACTCTAGCTTTCATGAAATCGGAAGAGCAATGGCTACACTTATGTCAGATGAAATATTCCACGAAGTCGCATATCGCGCAAAGAAACGCGATCATCTACTTGCGGGAATAGACGAATTCCTAGATGCAGTGACAGTCCTTCCACCGGGTGAATGGGATCCCGCTATTAGAATAGAACCACCTGCGGCAATTCCATCTCAAGATCTACGAAAACGTccaaatgataatataaaagaagAACCTGATGAAGAAGAGGAAGAGCAAAGACAACGTGAAGAATCTGGTTTAGCTAGAAGTGGTAAATTATTTGGCGGTTTGATAAATGACCTGAAAAGAAAAATGCCTTGGTATTGGTCAGATTTTAAAGACGCATTGGCCTTACAATGCATTGCATCGTGGATATTTTTGTACTTTGCATGCCTGTCGCCAATTATTACATTTGGAGGGTTACTAGGCGAAGCGACTGGTAAAAATATGGCTGCAATGGAATCTCTAGTGAGTGGCTTCGTTTGTGGTATGGGTTATGGCTTCTTTTCAGGACAACCATTGACGATATTGGGCTCTACTGGTCCTGTATTAGTATTTGAAACtattgtttttgaattttgtaaGCAAGTAGGATGGAACTACATGTCTTTTAGATTTTGTATCGGAACTTGGACCTCTATCATACTAGTAATACTAGTAGCAATTGATGCTAGTGCTCTAGTATGTTATATAACAAGATTCACTGAAGAAAATTTCGCTACATTAATAGCTTTCATTTTCATATACAAG GCCGTCGAAAACGTTATTTCgataggaaaaaaatatccacTAAAGACACGCCCTGATGAGATACTCAATTATGAATGCTACTGTTTGCCAAGTAATTACTCAAAGGTTCCCGAGCAATTTAATTGGACTTCCGTCGACAAAGAGTTGTGTAAA TTTTATAATGGGACGCTGGCTGGCGGTGGCTGCGATACAAAAGTTTACGTGCcagatgtatttttaatgtccATCATATTATTCCTCGGAACATTTGCAATTTCAATTATTCTAAAGGATTTTAAGAATTCTCTATTTTTTCCTTCGAAG GTCCGTCAAATAATAAGCGatttttctgtaataatagCGATTTTATCTATGTCCTTCTTGGATTATAAAGTCGGAGTCAAGACACCAAAACTGGAAGTTCCTTCTGAGTTTAAGCCAACCTTGCCAAGTAGGAATTGGGTGATCACCCCGTTTAATGGCAATCCCATATGGTCAGCGCTCGTGGCCATTTTACCAGCATTACTGGGAACCATATTGATATTCATGGATCAACAGATAACTGCGGTTATTGTGAATCGTAAAGAGAATAAATTGAAGAAAGGATGTGGATATCATCTTGATCTCTTTGTTCTGGCAATTTTAATCCAGATATGTTCAATAATGGGTTTGCCTTGGTTTGTAGCTGCAACTGTACTCAGTATAAACCACGTTAATTCCTTGAAAGTTGAATCAGAATGTGCAGCCCCTGGAGAAAAACCACAATTCCTAGGAGTAAGGGAACAAAGAGCAACTCATATAATGATCTTTATAACAATAGGATGTTCCGTTTTACTAACACCAGTTTTGAGACACATTCCAATGCCGGTATTATTTGGAGTATTTCTGTATATGGGTGTCGCATCCCTTAAAGGTCTTCAATTTTTCGATAGAATTTTGATCATGTTCATGCCACAAAAATATCAACCGGATCACATGTTTCTGCGACAG GTACCAATTCGAAGAGTTCACGTGTTTACAGCTTTACAATTGACATGTCTGATTTGCCTGTGGTTGGTTAAATCGTTTTCTTCTACCTCAATACTATTCCCTCTCATGTTGGTTGTCATGATTGGTATTAGAAAAGCGCTGGACTTATTTTTCACTAGACGTGAATTAAAGATCCTCGATGATGTCATGCCCGAAATTACAAAGAGAAGCCAAGACGAACTTCGTGAACTCGGAGACGGAGAG GATACAACAAAAAGCAATCCACCCGAATTTCAAGAAAACCTACAAATACCTTTAATAAAtggaaatattatgaatataccTTTGGCTTCGATTAACATATCGGAAGAGATGAACAAAACAGGAATTTGGAAGCaagtaaataatagtaatacgACAAAAGCACGAGATGATCAGAGAGAGTTTAAAAGTAAATCAGGAAAGAAAAc GATCAAACACAAAAAGCTAATGTCAAAAAGTTTTCAAACAGAGGTGGAGAGACGTTTGTCCACGATGGATGAGATCGAGGAAGATGATTCAATGAAG AGCGAGCTACTTAAACGAAGAGATTCATGGAGCATTACGAAAAATGAGTGCAAGAAAAATGGAATTTCGACAGAAACATCggtctaa
- the LOC123708781 gene encoding sodium bicarbonate cotransporter 3 isoform X5, which produces MARVRRLSVTDDGETLTPPAQRVQFILGEDIDDSTMVSHPLFSEMEELVKDGDELEWKETARWIKFEEDVEEGGNRWSKPHVATLSLHSLFELRSLILNGSVILDMEANSLEQVAENVLDNMVMDGFLGYDNRDKVKDALLRRHRHQHEKRNHNNMSRLPLIRSLADIGRNHSSCKNLQDNDSRSTSSKSCRGPTSKPHTALLHASDTRGSYLAVPGAPHDEGMIKSPSSGSMQHGHDITLNGDMNHKCNTHFMRKIPPGAEASNILVGEVDFLEKTLSAFVRLKTGTIMGDLTEVPVPTRFMFVLLGPPNSNSSFHEIGRAMATLMSDEIFHEVAYRAKKRDHLLAGIDEFLDAVTVLPPGEWDPAIRIEPPAAIPSQDLRKRPNDNIKEEPDEEEEEQRQREESGLARSGKLFGGLINDLKRKMPWYWSDFKDALALQCIASWIFLYFACLSPIITFGGLLGEATGKNMAAMESLVSGFVCGMGYGFFSGQPLTILGSTGPVLVFETIVFEFCKQVGWNYMSFRFCIGTWTSIILVILVAIDASALVCYITRFTEENFATLIAFIFIYKAVENVISIGKKYPLKTRPDEILNYECYCLPSNYSKVPEQFNWTSVDKELCKFYNGTLAGGGCDTKVYVPDVFLMSIILFLGTFAISIILKDFKNSLFFPSKVRQIISDFSVIIAILSMSFLDYKVGVKTPKLEVPSEFKPTLPSRNWVITPFNGNPIWSALVAILPALLGTILIFMDQQITAVIVNRKENKLKKGCGYHLDLFVLAILIQICSIMGLPWFVAATVLSINHVNSLKVESECAAPGEKPQFLGVREQRATHIMIFITIGCSVLLTPVLRHIPMPVLFGVFLYMGVASLKGLQFFDRILIMFMPQKYQPDHMFLRQVPIRRVHVFTALQLTCLICLWLVKSFSSTSILFPLMLVVMIGIRKALDLFFTRRELKILDDVMPEITKRSQDELRELGDGEDTTKSNPPEFQENLQIPLINGNIMNIPLASINISEEMNKTGIWKQVNNSNTTKARDDQREFKSKSGKKTIKHKKLMSKSFQTEVERRLSTMDEIEEDDSMKSELLKRRDSWSITKNECKKNGISTETSV; this is translated from the exons ATGGCCCGGGTTAGAAGACTGAGCGTAACAGATGACGGCGAAACAT TGACACCACCTGCGCAAAGAGTCCAATTCATACTTGGAGAAGATATCGACGATTCCACTATGGTTTCCCATCCTCTATTCTCAGAAATGGAAGAGCTCGTTAAAGACGGCGACGAGCTTGAATGGAAGGAAACAGCTCGTTGGATCAAATTTGAAGAGGACGTTGAAGAAGGGGGCAATAGGTGGTCTAAGccccacgtcgccactctttCTCTACACTCACTTTTCGAACTCCGAAGTTTGATACTCAACGGATCCGTAATACTGGATATGGAAGCAAATTCTCTGGAACAAGTTGCTGAAAATGTACTGGATAATATGGTGATGGATGGCTTTTTAGGTTACGATAATAGAGACAAGGTGAAAGACGCTCTATTACGACGACACAGACACCAGCACGAGAAACGAAACCATAATAACATGTCTAGGCTTCCACTAATACGATCATTGGCAGACATTGGAAGGAATCATTCATCTTGCAAAA ATTTGCAGGATAACGATTCTCGAAGCACCAGCTCCAAAAGCTGTCGAGGCCCAACGTCAAAACCTCACACAGCTCTTCTTCATGCAAGTGATACACGAGGATCTTACCTAGCTGTTCCAG GTGCACCTCATGATGAAGGTATGATTAAAAGCCCAAGTAGTGGATCAATGCAACATGGTCACGACATCACATTGAACGGAGATATGAACCATAAATGTAACACACACTTCATGCGCAAAATCCCACCAGGAGCTGAAGCTTCAAACATTCTCGTGGGTGAAGTAGATTTTCTTGAGAAAACGTTATCTGCTTTTGTCAGACTCAAAACTGGTACCATCATGGGAGACTTAACCGAAGTACCGGTGCCAACACGATTCATGTTTGTTTTACTTGGCCCACCTAATAGTAACTCTAGCTTTCATGAAATCGGAAGAGCAATGGCTACACTTATGTCAGATGAAATATTCCACGAAGTCGCATATCGCGCAAAGAAACGCGATCATCTACTTGCGGGAATAGACGAATTCCTAGATGCAGTGACAGTCCTTCCACCGGGTGAATGGGATCCCGCTATTAGAATAGAACCACCTGCGGCAATTCCATCTCAAGATCTACGAAAACGTccaaatgataatataaaagaagAACCTGATGAAGAAGAGGAAGAGCAAAGACAACGTGAAGAATCTGGTTTAGCTAGAAGTGGTAAATTATTTGGCGGTTTGATAAATGACCTGAAAAGAAAAATGCCTTGGTATTGGTCAGATTTTAAAGACGCATTGGCCTTACAATGCATTGCATCGTGGATATTTTTGTACTTTGCATGCCTGTCGCCAATTATTACATTTGGAGGGTTACTAGGCGAAGCGACTGGTAAAAATATGGCTGCAATGGAATCTCTAGTGAGTGGCTTCGTTTGTGGTATGGGTTATGGCTTCTTTTCAGGACAACCATTGACGATATTGGGCTCTACTGGTCCTGTATTAGTATTTGAAACtattgtttttgaattttgtaaGCAAGTAGGATGGAACTACATGTCTTTTAGATTTTGTATCGGAACTTGGACCTCTATCATACTAGTAATACTAGTAGCAATTGATGCTAGTGCTCTAGTATGTTATATAACAAGATTCACTGAAGAAAATTTCGCTACATTAATAGCTTTCATTTTCATATACAAG GCCGTCGAAAACGTTATTTCgataggaaaaaaatatccacTAAAGACACGCCCTGATGAGATACTCAATTATGAATGCTACTGTTTGCCAAGTAATTACTCAAAGGTTCCCGAGCAATTTAATTGGACTTCCGTCGACAAAGAGTTGTGTAAA TTTTATAATGGGACGCTGGCTGGCGGTGGCTGCGATACAAAAGTTTACGTGCcagatgtatttttaatgtccATCATATTATTCCTCGGAACATTTGCAATTTCAATTATTCTAAAGGATTTTAAGAATTCTCTATTTTTTCCTTCGAAG GTCCGTCAAATAATAAGCGatttttctgtaataatagCGATTTTATCTATGTCCTTCTTGGATTATAAAGTCGGAGTCAAGACACCAAAACTGGAAGTTCCTTCTGAGTTTAAGCCAACCTTGCCAAGTAGGAATTGGGTGATCACCCCGTTTAATGGCAATCCCATATGGTCAGCGCTCGTGGCCATTTTACCAGCATTACTGGGAACCATATTGATATTCATGGATCAACAGATAACTGCGGTTATTGTGAATCGTAAAGAGAATAAATTGAAGAAAGGATGTGGATATCATCTTGATCTCTTTGTTCTGGCAATTTTAATCCAGATATGTTCAATAATGGGTTTGCCTTGGTTTGTAGCTGCAACTGTACTCAGTATAAACCACGTTAATTCCTTGAAAGTTGAATCAGAATGTGCAGCCCCTGGAGAAAAACCACAATTCCTAGGAGTAAGGGAACAAAGAGCAACTCATATAATGATCTTTATAACAATAGGATGTTCCGTTTTACTAACACCAGTTTTGAGACACATTCCAATGCCGGTATTATTTGGAGTATTTCTGTATATGGGTGTCGCATCCCTTAAAGGTCTTCAATTTTTCGATAGAATTTTGATCATGTTCATGCCACAAAAATATCAACCGGATCACATGTTTCTGCGACAG GTACCAATTCGAAGAGTTCACGTGTTTACAGCTTTACAATTGACATGTCTGATTTGCCTGTGGTTGGTTAAATCGTTTTCTTCTACCTCAATACTATTCCCTCTCATGTTGGTTGTCATGATTGGTATTAGAAAAGCGCTGGACTTATTTTTCACTAGACGTGAATTAAAGATCCTCGATGATGTCATGCCCGAAATTACAAAGAGAAGCCAAGACGAACTTCGTGAACTCGGAGACGGAGAG GATACAACAAAAAGCAATCCACCCGAATTTCAAGAAAACCTACAAATACCTTTAATAAAtggaaatattatgaatataccTTTGGCTTCGATTAACATATCGGAAGAGATGAACAAAACAGGAATTTGGAAGCaagtaaataatagtaatacgACAAAAGCACGAGATGATCAGAGAGAGTTTAAAAGTAAATCAGGAAAGAAAAc GATCAAACACAAAAAGCTAATGTCAAAAAGTTTTCAAACAGAGGTGGAGAGACGTTTGTCCACGATGGATGAGATCGAGGAAGATGATTCAATGAAG AGCGAGCTACTTAAACGAAGAGATTCATGGAGCATTACGAAAAATGAGTGCAAGAAAAATGGAATTTCGACAGAAACATCggtctaa